Below is a window of Desulfarculaceae bacterium DNA.
GACCGCCGCCACCTTGTGGGCGATCTCGCGGCCCTGGCCGAAGTCGTCGGCTGACACGATTATCAAAGGCATGTTCTTCACCTCTCCGGCGGCCCCCACGGGCCGCTTATCAACAAGCCTCCGGCGGGAAGGCCTGGCCGGTGCGCACCTCCAGGTGGTTGATCTCCGGCGTGGCCAACAACAGGGGCTTTACCTTCTCTTCCAGCTGATGGGCCCGGCGGTCGCCCTGCTTGGTGTAGACCATCACGTTGCCGAACTCGCTGGTCACCGCCACGTCCACGCAGTCTTCCTGCACCAGATAGGCCTTCACCCGGCAGGCCAGGGCCAGGTCGTCCGCCTTGCGCTGGGCCTCGGGTGTGGTCTGGAAGCATTGCTTGCCCGCCGCCTCCACGATGAAGTCCACCGCGTCGTCAACGCTGAGCTGATGAATATGGATGACCAGGTCGTAGAGCGAGGCGTCCCAGGGGTCCACCCCGTACAGGTTCTGGGTCCACTTGCGCCGCTCGTTGTCGTCCTTTAGCAAAAGGTCGCGGGCCTGGCTCTGGGTCAGGCCCTCGCGGGCCATCTCCGCTTCCACCCGCGCCTCCAGGTCCGCGATGATGCGCACCTTGACCACGTGGGGCAGGTCATTCAGGAGCAGGTGCCCGGCCAGGCCGTGGTAGACCAGTTTGTCGGCCTGGGCCCGCTGGGCCAGGGCGCTCTTGATGAAGGCCAGGTAGCAGGTGCGGCCGTGGCTGAAGCGGTCCAGGATGGAGGGCGCGTCGTGAATGGCCCGCACCAGCTTGACCTCGGGAATATGGAAGTGCTCCGAGGCCTCCAGCAGCACGTCGCGGCTCACCTCTTCGTAGCCCAGGCGCTGGGCCACCTTCTCGGCCACTTCGCGGCCCTTGCTGTAGGAGCCCCGGGATATGGTGATTATAGCCATGGCTGACCTCCCTCCTTAGTAGAACAGATAGAGCATGGCGATCATCACCACCAGGAAGACGATGCTGACCACGGTGCCCGCTTTCATGAAGTCCACGCTGCGATACCGCCCCGGCCCCATGTAGAGCGCGTTCACCTGGTGGGTGGGCAGGATGAAGGAGTTGCTGGTGGCCAGGCCCACCACCAGGGCCGCCATGCGCGGATCGGTGTGGGCGGCCAGGGCCATGTTCACCACCAGGGGCACCAGAAGCACCGTGGCGCCCACGTTGCTGATGACCAGGGTGAACACGGTGGCCAGCAGACCGATCACCGCCAGGAGCACGATGGGCTCCACCGTGCCGATGGCGTTTAATACAGTATGCGCTATCCAGGCCGCGGCACCGCTCTTCTCGGTGGCGATGCCCAGGGGGATCAGGCCGCCCAGCAAGAACACGGTGCGCCAGTCCACCGCCTGGTAGGCCTCGTCGATGGACAACACCCGGGTGATGATCATGCCCAGGGCTCCGGTCATCAGGCACACCGAAAGCTGGATCTTGAACACGATGACCATGACCAGGGCCACCGCCAGCCAGATGCCCGCGAACATGGCCTTCTCCGGCCGGAGCTGGTCCGCGTCCAGGGGGGTGGTGAACAGAAGGCTGCCCTCGGCGTGCAACAGCTCCAGGCGCTTCCAGGTGCCGTGCAGAAGGATGGCGTCGCCCACCCGGAGCACCATGGAACCCAGCTCGGCGCGGTAGGTCACGCCCTGACGGTACACCGCCAGAGGGGTCACCGAGAAGCGCTCGGCCAGGTCCACCTGGGCCAGGCTCTTGCCGGCCAGGTTGGAGCGGGGGGCCACCACCGCCTCCACCGTGCCCGAGGCATGGTCGGCCAGGTCGCCCTTGAACAGCTCCAGCTCGGGCTTGAGCTCCAGGCCCTCTTCCTCGGCCATGCGTTTGACGTCTTTTTCCTGGCCGTAGACCACCAGGTCCACCCCGGAGCGGACCTCCAGGTCCGGGGCCGGGCCCAGGATCTTGAAGTCTGGCGGCTCCACCAGGCCCACCACGTTGACCAAATAGCGGCGGCGCAGGCTGTCCACGGTCACCGGCTCGCGGTAGTGGGTGAAGTCCTCGGGGGTCTTCAGCTCCCAAGGATGGCCCAGCTCCTCCAGCACGTGGTTTTGCTGCTCGCGCTCCTCCTCGGCCGCGCTGTGCTCCTCGCCCTTGCCCCCGGGCAGGATGAAGCGCCCGAAGAACACGAACACCGCGATGCCCGCGGCCACCAGGGCCAGGCCCACCGGGGTCACGTCGAACAGGCCGAAGGGTTTGAGCTTGAAAGGCAACATCAGGTCGTTCAAAAGGATCAGGGGGCTGGAGCCCACCAGGGTCACCGTGCCGCCCAGGATGGCCGAAAAACCAATCGGCATAAGAAGCTTGCTGATGGGTATCTTGAGGTTCTTGCTGATGCGCTGCACCGCCGGCAAGAACAGGGCGGCCGCGCCGATGTTCTGCATGAAGCTGGAGATGATGGCCACGGTGAGGGAGATGAAAATGATGATGCGCGACTGGCTGTTGCCCGCCACCTTGAGGATGGGCCCCACCAGCCGGTTGACCACCCCGGTCTTGTCCAGCCCCGCCCCGATGATGATCACCGCGATGATGCTCACCACCGCGTTGGAGGACAGGCCCGAAAAGGCCTGGGCCGGGGTTACCAAATGCAGCAGGGGAAGGGTGACCATCATCAGGATGGCCACCACGTCCACCCGCACCCATTCCACGATGAATAAAAACACCGCGATCCCGATCAT
It encodes the following:
- a CDS encoding cytidylate kinase-like family protein; its protein translation is MAIITISRGSYSKGREVAEKVAQRLGYEEVSRDVLLEASEHFHIPEVKLVRAIHDAPSILDRFSHGRTCYLAFIKSALAQRAQADKLVYHGLAGHLLLNDLPHVVKVRIIADLEARVEAEMAREGLTQSQARDLLLKDDNERRKWTQNLYGVDPWDASLYDLVIHIHQLSVDDAVDFIVEAAGKQCFQTTPEAQRKADDLALACRVKAYLVQEDCVDVAVTSEFGNVMVYTKQGDRRAHQLEEKVKPLLLATPEINHLEVRTGQAFPPEAC
- a CDS encoding SLC13 family permease encodes the protein MPELTFDMVLVMVMIGIAVFLFIVEWVRVDVVAILMMVTLPLLHLVTPAQAFSGLSSNAVVSIIAVIIIGAGLDKTGVVNRLVGPILKVAGNSQSRIIIFISLTVAIISSFMQNIGAAALFLPAVQRISKNLKIPISKLLMPIGFSAILGGTVTLVGSSPLILLNDLMLPFKLKPFGLFDVTPVGLALVAAGIAVFVFFGRFILPGGKGEEHSAAEEEREQQNHVLEELGHPWELKTPEDFTHYREPVTVDSLRRRYLVNVVGLVEPPDFKILGPAPDLEVRSGVDLVVYGQEKDVKRMAEEEGLELKPELELFKGDLADHASGTVEAVVAPRSNLAGKSLAQVDLAERFSVTPLAVYRQGVTYRAELGSMVLRVGDAILLHGTWKRLELLHAEGSLLFTTPLDADQLRPEKAMFAGIWLAVALVMVIVFKIQLSVCLMTGALGMIITRVLSIDEAYQAVDWRTVFLLGGLIPLGIATEKSGAAAWIAHTVLNAIGTVEPIVLLAVIGLLATVFTLVISNVGATVLLVPLVVNMALAAHTDPRMAALVVGLATSNSFILPTHQVNALYMGPGRYRSVDFMKAGTVVSIVFLVVMIAMLYLFY